The following are from one region of the Gossypium hirsutum isolate 1008001.06 chromosome D03, Gossypium_hirsutum_v2.1, whole genome shotgun sequence genome:
- the LOC107950695 gene encoding uncharacterized protein isoform X2 — protein sequence MDKKKRRIGTPVWKPVCTQASSLEEPVVKDVGVESEIGSQMQEVNESTIEVMDATVTPKAFEDDIEDEASKENPVLSAAKHSLSVEVGASVIRFVRGKDGSTKEKIEKETGVQIILPSSKQEDAIIIEGTSAVSVAKASKEIQHIINEAVKTPSLDYSHFVSLPLAIHPELVAKLVNFQNSILGISDANAGENLEGNSDGDGYEGDAQDEQLDKGSAVAVERKVVNDRESVKVDVRGIPLVSYAPKEPKDSKSSSLSDLRIEKSIFIKPKTFHLTVLMLKLWNKERVNLATEVLKSISPKVMDALDNRPLFVRLKGLDCMRGSLDKACVVYAPVEEIGSENRLSHACQVIIDAFVEAGLVLERDIRHELKLHATVMNVKHRKRRGNRKVKSDFFNACGIFKQFGSEEWGEYLIREAHLSQRFKYDENGYYHCCASIPFPENMQVD from the exons ATGgacaagaagaaaagaaggatAGGTACTCCTGTATGGAAACCAGTATGTACTCAAGCTAGTTCCCTTGAAG AGCCTGTGGTGAAGGATGTCGGGGTTGAGTCAGAAATTGGAAGTCAAATGCAAGAAGTAAATGAGTCGACGATTGAAGTTATGGATGCAACTGTCACTCCTAAAGCCTTTGAGGATGATATTGAAGATGAAGCATCAAAAGAAAATCCAGTGCTTTCAGCTGCAAAGCACTCACTTTCTGTTGAG GTTGGTGCCTCCGTGATTCGATTTGTCAGAGGAAAAGA TGGATCTACAAAGGAAAAGATTGAAAAGGAGACAGGAGTTCAGATTATCCTTCCGTCATCAAAGCAGGAGGATGCTAtta TTATTGAAGGCACTTCAGCTGTTAGCGTAGCTAAAGCTTCAAAAGAGATACAGCATATAATTAATGAG GCGGTTAAGACTCCAAGTCTAGATTACTCTCATTTTGTGTCTCTTCCTTTAGCTATACACCCCGAGCTGGTTGCAAAGCTCGTCAACTTTCAGAACTCAATATTAGGAATCAGTGATGCTAATGCGGGTGAGAATCTAGAAGGCAACTCCGATGGAGATGGTTATGAAGGTGATGCTCAGGATGAGCAGCTAGATAAAGGATCTGCCGTGGCAGTCGAACGTAAAGTTGTCAATGACAGGGAAAGTGTTAAGGTGGATGTAAGAGGCATACCTCTTGTTAGTTATGCACCTAAAGAGCCTAAAGACTCAAAGTCTTCTAGTTTATCAG ACTTGAGAATCGAAAAGTCCATATTTATTAAACCTAAAACATTTCACCTGACGGTGCTCATGTTGAAGTTGTGGAACAAAGAACGAGTTAATTTAGCAACTGAGGTATTGAAG AGTATCTCCCCAAAAGTGATGGATGCCTTGGATAATCGACCTCTGTTTGTAAGACTTAAGGGTCTG GATTGCATGAGAGGTTCTTTGGATAAAGCCTGTGTTGTCTATGCTCCTGTAGAAGAAATTGGCAGTGAAAATCGACTTTCACATGCCTGTc AAGTTATTATTGATGCTTTTGTTGAGGCTGGGCTTGTTCTAGAGCGAGATATCAGACATGAATTAAAG TTGCATGCCACTGTGATGAATGTGAAGCATCGGAAAAG GAGGGGAAATCGGAAGGTAAAGTCTGATTTCTTCAACGCATGTGGCATTTTCAAGCAGTTTGGATCGGAGGAATGGGGCGAGTATCTCATCCGGGAGGCTCATCTTTCTCAAAGATTCAAGTATGATGAGAACGGTTATTATCATTGTTGTGCTTCAATCCCCTTCCCTGAAAACATGCAAGTCGACTGA
- the LOC107950694 gene encoding auxin-responsive protein IAA27 — translation MSTPLEHDYIGLSETSSVERSSDKIPSSSSSSSSSTHPNEDKTTRTSLNLKGTKLRLGLPGSQSPERKVSLFCKDLESNERSNGFAVSPLKNLMSGAKRGFSDAIDGPNGKWVFPMNGKSDVELAKGAILASPRAVLEGKNKLPSGREVGGPPQPPKPVQDKNILVPSANEHSNAPASKAQVVGWPPIRSFRKNTMASNSAKNSEDAAGCLYVKVSMDGAPYLRKVDLKTYKTYKEISSALEKMFTCFTLGHCSSNGLAVRDGLSESRLMDLLHGSEYVLTYEDKDGDWMLVGDVPWEMFIDTCKRLRIVKGSEAIGLAPRAMEKCKNQS, via the exons CTCTGATAAGatcccttcttcttcttcctcctcctcctcttcaacTCATCCCAATGAAGACAAAACCACCAGAACTAGTCTCAATCTTAAAGGAACTAAGTTGAGACTTGGCTTGCCAGGTTCTCAGTCCCCTGAGAGAAAGGTCTCTCTTTTTTGCAAAGATTTGGAGAGTAATGAAAGAAGTAATGGTTTTGCTGTAAGCCCTTTGAAGAACTTGATGTCTGGAGCAAAAAGGGGTTTCTCAGATGCCATTGATGGACCTAATGGGAAATGGGTTTTTCCCATGAATGGTAAATCTGATGTAGAGTTGGCTAAAGGTGCCATCTTGGCCTCTCCTAGGGCTGTTTTGGAGGGTAAAAACAAACTACCTTCCGGGAGAGAGGTTGGTGGCCCTCCTCAGCCTCCAAAGCCAGTTCAAGACAAGAACATTCTTGTTCCTTCTGCAAATGAGCATTCCAATGCTCCTGCTTCAAA GGCACAGGTGGTAGGATGGCCACCAATACGGTCATTCCGGAAGAATACGATGGCCTCAAATTCGGCGAAAAACAGTGAGGATGCCGCTGGTTGCCTCTATGTAAAGGTGAGCATGGATGGTGCACCATACCTGAGGAAGGTTGATCTCAAGACCTACAAAACCTATAAGGAAATCTCATCAGCTTTGGAGAAGATGTTCACCTGTTTTACACTTG GGCACTGCAGCTCCAATGGACTTGCTGTACGAGATGGTCTGAGTGAGAGTCGTTTGATGGATCTTCTCCACGGATCTGAGTACGTGCTGACTTATGAAGACAAGGACGGTGATTGGATGCTGGTTGGAGATGTTCCGTGGGA GATGTTCATCGATACCTGTAAGAGACTACGGATAGTGAAAGGTTCAGAGGCAATTGGACTAG CTCCAAGAGCAATGGAGAAATGCAAGAACCAGAGTTAA
- the LOC107950695 gene encoding uncharacterized protein isoform X1, with the protein MLACKSLFRVDRLLKLTNTYVKSKPVNYFQGLYLNKKLSLDLRIGGVKDKPSTMDKKKRRIGTPVWKPVCTQASSLEEPVVKDVGVESEIGSQMQEVNESTIEVMDATVTPKAFEDDIEDEASKENPVLSAAKHSLSVEVGASVIRFVRGKDGSTKEKIEKETGVQIILPSSKQEDAIIIEGTSAVSVAKASKEIQHIINEAVKTPSLDYSHFVSLPLAIHPELVAKLVNFQNSILGISDANAGENLEGNSDGDGYEGDAQDEQLDKGSAVAVERKVVNDRESVKVDVRGIPLVSYAPKEPKDSKSSSLSDLRIEKSIFIKPKTFHLTVLMLKLWNKERVNLATEVLKSISPKVMDALDNRPLFVRLKGLDCMRGSLDKACVVYAPVEEIGSENRLSHACQVIIDAFVEAGLVLERDIRHELKLHATVMNVKHRKRRGNRKVKSDFFNACGIFKQFGSEEWGEYLIREAHLSQRFKYDENGYYHCCASIPFPENMQVD; encoded by the exons ATGTTAGCTTGTAAGTCTCTTTTCAG AGTTGACCGTTTGTTGAAGCTCACAAATACTTATGTCAAATCGAAGCCGGTTAATTATTTTCAG GGGctatatttgaataaaaaattgagcCTTGATTTGAGGATAGGTGGGGTGAAAGATAAGCCCAGCACAATGgacaagaagaaaagaaggatAGGTACTCCTGTATGGAAACCAGTATGTACTCAAGCTAGTTCCCTTGAAG AGCCTGTGGTGAAGGATGTCGGGGTTGAGTCAGAAATTGGAAGTCAAATGCAAGAAGTAAATGAGTCGACGATTGAAGTTATGGATGCAACTGTCACTCCTAAAGCCTTTGAGGATGATATTGAAGATGAAGCATCAAAAGAAAATCCAGTGCTTTCAGCTGCAAAGCACTCACTTTCTGTTGAG GTTGGTGCCTCCGTGATTCGATTTGTCAGAGGAAAAGA TGGATCTACAAAGGAAAAGATTGAAAAGGAGACAGGAGTTCAGATTATCCTTCCGTCATCAAAGCAGGAGGATGCTAtta TTATTGAAGGCACTTCAGCTGTTAGCGTAGCTAAAGCTTCAAAAGAGATACAGCATATAATTAATGAG GCGGTTAAGACTCCAAGTCTAGATTACTCTCATTTTGTGTCTCTTCCTTTAGCTATACACCCCGAGCTGGTTGCAAAGCTCGTCAACTTTCAGAACTCAATATTAGGAATCAGTGATGCTAATGCGGGTGAGAATCTAGAAGGCAACTCCGATGGAGATGGTTATGAAGGTGATGCTCAGGATGAGCAGCTAGATAAAGGATCTGCCGTGGCAGTCGAACGTAAAGTTGTCAATGACAGGGAAAGTGTTAAGGTGGATGTAAGAGGCATACCTCTTGTTAGTTATGCACCTAAAGAGCCTAAAGACTCAAAGTCTTCTAGTTTATCAG ACTTGAGAATCGAAAAGTCCATATTTATTAAACCTAAAACATTTCACCTGACGGTGCTCATGTTGAAGTTGTGGAACAAAGAACGAGTTAATTTAGCAACTGAGGTATTGAAG AGTATCTCCCCAAAAGTGATGGATGCCTTGGATAATCGACCTCTGTTTGTAAGACTTAAGGGTCTG GATTGCATGAGAGGTTCTTTGGATAAAGCCTGTGTTGTCTATGCTCCTGTAGAAGAAATTGGCAGTGAAAATCGACTTTCACATGCCTGTc AAGTTATTATTGATGCTTTTGTTGAGGCTGGGCTTGTTCTAGAGCGAGATATCAGACATGAATTAAAG TTGCATGCCACTGTGATGAATGTGAAGCATCGGAAAAG GAGGGGAAATCGGAAGGTAAAGTCTGATTTCTTCAACGCATGTGGCATTTTCAAGCAGTTTGGATCGGAGGAATGGGGCGAGTATCTCATCCGGGAGGCTCATCTTTCTCAAAGATTCAAGTATGATGAGAACGGTTATTATCATTGTTGTGCTTCAATCCCCTTCCCTGAAAACATGCAAGTCGACTGA